Below is a genomic region from Roseofilum reptotaenium CS-1145.
GCTCAAGTGACCGCAACGGGGTTAAGATCGAGTCAGTTAGGGCTTGTGATAAACTCAAAGTATCCTTTAAGACTCAAAAGAAACAAATCATGAAATTTATCAACCCCAAGATAGATTATGCCTTCAAAAAAATATTTGGCTCAGAACAAAGCCAACAAATATTAATCAGCTTTCTGAATGCCATCGTTTATGATGGAGAAAAAATCATACAATCCTTAACGATCAAAAACCCCTATAATCCGGGACAAGTTCTCAACTTAAAAGACACCTACTTAGATGTAAAAGCCGTTCTCAATGATGGTTCGATCGTAGTCATAGAAATGCAAGTCGCCTCAATGGCAGCATTTGACAAACGAGTCGCTTACAACCTA
It encodes:
- a CDS encoding Rpn family recombination-promoting nuclease/putative transposase, with translation MKFINPKIDYAFKKIFGSEQSQQILISFLNAIVYDGEKIIQSLTIKNPYNPGQVLNLKDTYLDVKAVLNDGSIVVIEMQVASMAAFDKRVAYNL